One window from the genome of Streptomyces sp. NBC_00287 encodes:
- a CDS encoding TetR/AcrR family transcriptional regulator, with translation MARRYDPERRQRIIDAAIRVVGEKGLAGLTHRSVAAEADVPLGSTTYHFATLDELMVAALRQANEGFAKVVAARGALTDPAADLADELAGWIGEWLAGDRTGVELEYELYLAALRRPALRPVAAEWAADLAELLGRRTDPVTARALVALMDGICLQVLLTGVPYDEEYAREVLRRVIG, from the coding sequence ATGGCCCGGCGCTATGACCCGGAGCGACGGCAGCGGATCATCGACGCCGCGATCCGGGTGGTGGGCGAGAAGGGCCTCGCGGGGCTCACCCATCGCTCGGTCGCGGCCGAGGCCGATGTCCCGCTCGGCTCGACGACGTACCACTTCGCGACCCTCGACGAGCTGATGGTCGCCGCCCTGCGCCAGGCCAACGAGGGCTTCGCCAAGGTCGTCGCCGCGCGCGGCGCCCTCACCGACCCGGCGGCCGACCTGGCGGACGAGCTCGCGGGCTGGATCGGCGAATGGCTCGCCGGCGACCGCACGGGCGTGGAGCTGGAGTACGAGCTGTATCTGGCCGCACTCCGCCGCCCGGCCCTGCGTCCCGTGGCCGCCGAATGGGCGGCGGACCTCGCCGAGCTCCTCGGCCGCCGCACGGATCCCGTCACCGCCCGGGCGCTGGTGGCGCTGATGGACGGGATCTGTCTCCAGGTGCTGCTCACAGGCGTGCCGTACGACGAGGAGTACGCGCGGGAGGTGCTGAGGAGGGTCATCGGGTGA